A part of Larkinella insperata genomic DNA contains:
- a CDS encoding NAD(P)/FAD-dependent oxidoreductase → MQSRPSVVIVGAGMAGLTCAVYLRQAGIEAQLLEASDRVGGRVCTDVVDGFRLDRGFQILLTAYPEARRLLDYDALKLQCFRPGALIHSTIDQASARWVSLINPLREPSGLFQTLASDAATFSDKIRIVELIRKVGGFSTDEFFQQQATDTETFLEEFGFSEQVINGFFRPFFGGIFLEDALTTSSNFFQFCFKNFYSSDAAVPAAGMEAIPRQLAARLSPAQIRLNTPVRQIQDSILYLENGETIQADLVVLAVDATAADRLLGATPPVRSFNHTTNTYFAAPKPPKPDYSNAEKLLILNTNRQSAIHNLAILSDVAPSYAPDGQSLISVSTQGLEVVNEKALADRIRKELAGWFGPEVEHWRWLKTYHLPEALPSYLPDATHAPLKRSERLFQCGDQTAYPSLNAAMQTGRKVAELISQHAENAGSF, encoded by the coding sequence ATGCAATCCAGACCTTCTGTAGTCATTGTGGGAGCCGGCATGGCCGGATTAACCTGCGCCGTTTACCTCCGCCAGGCGGGTATTGAAGCCCAGTTGCTGGAAGCTTCGGACCGCGTTGGCGGACGGGTCTGCACGGACGTTGTCGACGGTTTTCGACTCGACCGGGGTTTTCAAATCTTGCTGACGGCTTATCCCGAAGCCCGACGGTTGCTGGATTACGACGCACTGAAGCTGCAATGCTTCCGGCCCGGGGCGCTGATTCACAGCACCATCGATCAGGCTTCCGCCCGGTGGGTTTCGCTGATTAACCCGCTGCGCGAACCTTCAGGACTCTTTCAGACCCTGGCGTCCGACGCAGCCACATTCAGCGACAAGATCCGGATTGTTGAACTGATTCGGAAGGTGGGTGGTTTTTCGACCGACGAGTTTTTTCAACAACAAGCTACGGATACCGAAACGTTTCTCGAAGAATTCGGCTTTTCGGAACAGGTTATCAACGGTTTCTTCCGTCCGTTCTTCGGGGGGATTTTTCTCGAAGATGCCCTGACGACCTCCAGTAATTTTTTCCAGTTCTGTTTCAAAAATTTTTACTCCAGCGATGCCGCTGTTCCGGCCGCCGGGATGGAAGCTATTCCGCGCCAGCTGGCCGCCCGGCTGAGTCCGGCGCAAATCCGGCTGAACACGCCGGTGCGGCAAATTCAGGATTCGATTTTGTATTTGGAAAACGGCGAAACCATCCAGGCCGATCTGGTGGTGCTGGCCGTCGATGCAACTGCCGCTGACCGTCTGCTGGGCGCTACTCCTCCGGTGCGCTCGTTTAACCACACCACGAACACGTACTTCGCAGCACCCAAGCCGCCTAAACCCGATTATTCCAATGCCGAAAAATTACTGATTCTCAACACCAACCGTCAATCGGCCATTCACAATCTCGCCATCTTGAGTGATGTTGCTCCCTCCTACGCGCCCGATGGGCAGTCGCTGATCTCGGTCAGCACACAGGGGCTGGAGGTTGTGAACGAAAAAGCCCTAGCCGACCGGATTCGGAAAGAACTGGCGGGCTGGTTTGGCCCGGAGGTTGAGCACTGGCGCTGGCTGAAGACGTACCACCTTCCGGAAGCCCTGCCGAGCTACCTGCCGGATGCCACGCACGCCCCGTTGAAACGGAGCGAACGGCTTTTTCAGTGCGGTGACCAGACGGCCTATCCTTCGCTCAATGCGGCCATGCAAACCGGTCGGAAGGTGGCCGAACTGATCAGTCAGCACGCAGAAAACGCCGGATCGTTCTAA
- a CDS encoding esterase-like activity of phytase family protein — translation MKYLLSLLFCCLLSVAAHCQTVSFSFNDYLTFPHSRNLHGISGMEFIPARQEWQLAADRGNYYVFRNLHQITDWVCAPDSVFQTGLYVESVRYDAPTDTYFFSVETDDESYVGFKKHAMPGLGETFGRIPLPHPLPVDRNKGIEALALTPNYLWVAPEAGSVEEARIDNPLIHFYRYKKTGDSVVFDAEFSYEIDRNVCPTDSNEKLGGISEMIALPGDESRLLVLERCYEPTTRSVTAKLYEAQIDEARKKLIKLKDKPAFDFNSRSGFRPDNLEAMTWGEDNDGHKTLFILSDDNISKNQWTQLIILEMK, via the coding sequence ATGAAATACCTGCTGAGCCTTCTTTTTTGTTGCCTGCTTTCCGTTGCCGCCCATTGCCAAACCGTGTCCTTTTCGTTCAACGATTACCTTACCTTTCCGCACAGCCGCAATCTGCACGGTATTTCAGGCATGGAATTTATCCCGGCCCGCCAGGAGTGGCAACTGGCCGCCGACCGCGGCAACTACTACGTTTTCCGAAATCTTCACCAGATTACAGACTGGGTCTGCGCACCCGATTCGGTTTTTCAAACGGGTCTTTATGTTGAATCGGTCCGGTATGACGCCCCAACGGACACCTATTTTTTCTCCGTCGAAACCGATGACGAATCGTATGTAGGCTTCAAAAAACACGCCATGCCGGGGTTGGGAGAAACGTTCGGGCGCATTCCCTTACCGCATCCGCTACCGGTGGACCGTAACAAGGGAATTGAAGCGCTGGCACTAACGCCGAACTACCTCTGGGTCGCTCCCGAAGCCGGATCGGTTGAGGAAGCCCGGATCGACAATCCGCTAATTCATTTTTACCGTTACAAGAAAACGGGAGACTCGGTGGTGTTCGATGCCGAATTTAGCTATGAAATCGACCGAAACGTGTGCCCGACGGACAGCAACGAAAAGCTGGGTGGTATTTCAGAAATGATTGCCCTGCCAGGTGACGAATCCCGGCTGCTGGTCTTGGAACGGTGTTACGAGCCAACCACCAGATCCGTCACGGCGAAATTGTACGAAGCGCAAATTGACGAAGCCCGCAAAAAGCTGATTAAGCTAAAAGACAAACCCGCCTTTGATTTTAACAGCCGCAGCGGCTTCCGGCCCGATAACCTGGAAGCGATGACATGGGGGGAGGATAATGACGGTCACAAAACGCTGTTTATCCTGTCCGACGACAACATCAGCAAAAACCAGTGGACGCAGCTAATCATCCTCGAAATGAAATAA
- a CDS encoding anthranilate synthase component II, whose protein sequence is MNLLVLDNVDSFTYMLVDYLKQAGATCRVIRNTASLSEIRTESYDGVVLSPGPGTPRQAGCMMEVIEHYHEQLPVLGVCLGHQALGEFFGARLINAAKPMHGKLSVVRKLSEDALLRDLPAEFTVTRYHSLVLEKLPADLVELAATVECENMVIRHRNLPIWGIQFHPEAVLTQYGFEILKNWITFVNTTR, encoded by the coding sequence ATGAATTTACTGGTTCTGGATAATGTCGATTCATTCACCTACATGCTGGTGGATTACCTCAAGCAAGCGGGAGCGACGTGTCGGGTAATACGCAATACGGCTTCGCTCAGCGAAATTAGAACTGAATCGTACGACGGCGTGGTGCTGTCGCCCGGCCCCGGAACCCCCCGGCAAGCTGGTTGTATGATGGAAGTCATTGAGCATTACCATGAGCAACTGCCTGTCCTGGGGGTTTGTTTAGGGCATCAGGCGCTGGGGGAATTTTTCGGAGCACGTCTGATAAATGCGGCAAAACCAATGCATGGAAAATTATCGGTGGTTAGGAAGTTATCGGAAGATGCTTTACTACGCGATCTGCCCGCGGAATTTACGGTAACCCGCTATCATTCGCTGGTGCTGGAGAAACTGCCCGCTGATCTGGTCGAACTGGCTGCTACAGTTGAGTGCGAAAATATGGTGATTCGACACCGTAATTTGCCAATCTGGGGTATTCAGTTTCATCCGGAAGCGGTATTGACTCAATACGGCTTCGAAATATTAAAAAATTGGATTACCTTTGTGAATACGACCAGATGA